Proteins from a single region of Dictyostelium discoideum AX4 chromosome 5 chromosome, whole genome shotgun sequence:
- a CDS encoding hypothetical protein (WD repeat protein): MEEILKSFKISIDNEGYSKSFSLEDLDNFNNNNNNNNNNNNNEENNPYEFFERYGFLVIRNVISEEDCNKTVGEIFDIIESKVKTFDRNDQSTWDQTFSEDGSSIPQYGSPSKPPIFKKQFLMNRTNPNVYKVFSKLLKNQDLMVNHDRACFFRPTLVNPKWKTNDNVHLDMNPYNWMGNGDICREELSKLTYARLGEFIVENNQPTQNDGLQLQGVINLLDNQELDGGYCVTPGFHTIFNEYFTSKKPQYTSPSWNFDKKDIAFKYAKRISMRKGSIVVWNQQMPHGSMSNKSFNPRMAQFIKIFPTSTVNSVRYQHRKNQIKSIIENSDELKDFPLNQISSQLLESIKRERDRSDQFKITIITDQNNNSSLGGRVLNSPLSNLNSEQNNNNNNIDNISNNNNSAIVNNNIEDRVEQRVEEQQGEEEEEEETNHPISDRPHKKQRLNIKFNMPLDNKVQLNENGKEVNNNNNNDEDLKIQDNHNNKEPFFNRSELVRLLIQSLNSLGYDKSAEFLEKDSGISLQSKEINQFSECVVSGDWNKVEELLPFLKLNEFDTNNVKFLVYSQKFLEYLENHKIKEALECLRLEITPYTKDTSRLQVLTSLIMTSNSSETKKQIKQRSSRVNLLDDIRKYVNPNIMLPENRLEQLIKQSIQYQMGKCLYHNTSEQFINLFKDHTCDKSQMPLDVLFTLKDKHRDEIWFITFSHDGQRLASSSKDNTIIIWDMSTIYLDQPTEPKVMFILLGHTKEVSHLSWSPNDKYLLSASNDSTVKLWNTNDGTLLKTFTKHSDAVTCCGWHPDNKRFVSGGNDKNIYLWSIENLDLTNSNNNNNNHNNNNSNINGNSINGSNNNGNNNNNISPIKSWACARVNDLSIHKDGKQLIIICQEKKLRIYDLENEKTPEVVLMETDAITSMELSNDCNFALVNTSNQEIHLWDLEKQIIVQKYRGHKQGRFVIRSCFGGVDQAFVLSGSEDSTIYIWHRSSGILLETLSRHSGTVNTVCWSPCNPFIFCSASDDQTIKVWSRSNNHNSFINNLTNK; the protein is encoded by the exons atggaagaaattttaaaatcatttaaaatttcaattgataatgaagGATATtctaaatcattttcattagaGGATTTAGAtaactttaataataataataataataataataataataataataatgaagaaaataatccttatgaattttttgaaagaTATGGATTTTTAGTAATAAGAAATGTAATAAGTGAAGAAGATTGTAATAAAACAGTTGGTGAAATATTTGATATAATAGAAAGTAAAGTTAAAACATTTGATAGAAATGACCAAAGTACATGGGATCAAACATTTTCAGAAGATGGTTCGTCAATACCACAGTATGGATCACCAAGTAAACcaccaatatttaaaaaacaatttttaatgaatcGTACCAATCCAAATGTTTATAAAgtattttctaaattattaaagaatcaaGATTTAATGGTAAACCATGACAGGGCATGTTTCTTTAGACCAACATTGGTGAACCCAAAATGGAAGACAAATGACAATGTTCATTTAGATATGAATCCATACAATTGGATGGGTAATGGCGACATTTGTAGAGAGGAATTGAGTAAATTGACATACGCAAGATTGGGTGAATTCATTGTGGAGAATAACCAACCCACCCAAAATGACGGTTTGCAATTACAAGGTGTGATAAACCTGTTGGATAACCAAGAACTTGATGGGGGCTATTGTGTGACACCAGGGTTTCACACTATATTCAACGAATATTTTACATCGAAAAAACCACAATACACAAGTCCAAGTTGGAATTTcgataaaaaagatatcgCATTTAAATATGCCAAAAGAATATCAATGAGAAAGGGAAGTATAGTAGTTTGGAATCAACAAATGCCACATGGTAGTATGTCAAATAAAAGTTTCAATCCAAGAATGGCCCAATTTATAAAGATATTTCCAACCAGTACCGTCAATTCAGTCCGTTATCAACATcgtaaaaatcaaattaaatcaataattgaaaattcagaTGAACTTAAAGATTTcccattaaatcaaatttcatCACAATTATTgg AGtcaataaaa agagagagagatAGGAGTgatcaattcaaaattacAATCATAACggatcaaaataataattctagtTTGGGTGGGAGGGTGTTAAATTCACCTCTATCAAATTTGAATAGcgaacaaaataataataataataatatagataatattagtaataataataatagcgcCATtgtaaataacaatattgaAGATAGAGTAGAACAGCGAGTTGAAGAACAACAaggtgaagaagaagaagaagaagaaactAATCATCCAATATCAGATAGACCAcataaaaaacaaagattaaatataaaattcaatATGCCTCTAGATAATAAAGTACAATTAAATGAGAATGGAAAAgaagtaaataataataataataatgatgaagatttaaaaattcaagataatcataataataaagaaccATTCTTTAATAGAAGTGAATTAGTTAGACTTTTAATACAATCATTAAATAGTTTAGGTTATGA taaatcagcagaatttttagaaaaagatAGTGGAATATCATTacaatcaaaagaaattaatcaattttcaGAATGTGTAGTTAGTGGTGATTGGAATAAAGTTGAggaattattaccatttttaaaattaaatgaatttgacacaaat aatgtaaAATTTTTAGTATATAGtcaaaaatttttagaatatttagaaaatcataaaataaaagaagcATTAGAATGTTTAAGATTAGAGATAACACCTTATACAAAGGATACGAGTAGATTACAGGTATTAACATCATTGATAATGACATCGAATTCAAGTGAAACAAAGAAACAAATCAAACAGAGATCATCACGTGTAAACCTATTGGATGATATTAGAAAATATGTGAATCCAAATATAATGTTACCAGAGAATCGTTTAGAACAATTGATTAAACAATCGATTCAATATCAAATGGGTAAATGTCTTTATCACAATACATCCGAGCAATTTATTAATCTATTTAAAGATCATACATGTGATAAGAGTCAAATGCCATTAGACGTTCTATTCacattaaaagataaacatCGTGATGAGATTTGGTTCATTACATTCTCTCATGATGGTCAAAGATTAGCAAGTAGCTCAAAGGATAATACAATCATCATTTGGGATATGTCAACCATCTATTTGGATCAACCTACTGAACCAAAGGTTATGTTCATTTTATTAGGTCATACTAAAGAGGTCTCTCATTTATCTTGGAGTCCAAATGATAAATATCTCCTAAGTGCTTCAAACGATAGTACCGTTAAACTTTGGAACACAAATGATGGTACTTTACTAAAAACTTTTACAAAACATTCCGACGCTGTAACTTGTTGTGGTTGGCATCCTGATAATAAAAGATTTGTTTCAGGtggtaatgataaaaatatttatttatggtcaattgaaaatttagatttaacgaacagtaataataataataataatcacaataataataatagtaatataaatggtaatagtattaatggtagtaataataatggtaataataataataatatttcaccaattaaatcatGGGCATGTGCAAGAgtaaatgatttatcaattcATAAAGATggtaaacaattaattataatatgtCAAGAGAAGAAATTAAGAATCTACGATTTAGAGAATGAAAAAACACCAGAGGTTGTTTTAATGGAAACCGATGCAATAACCTCAATGGAACTATCAAATGATTGTAATTTTGCATTGGTTAATACATCGAATCAAGAAATTCATCTTTGGGATTTAGAGAAACAAATTATCGTTCAAAAATATAGAGGTCATAAACAAGGTCGTTTTGTAATTCGTTCTTGTTTTGGTGGTGTCGATCAAGCTTTTGTATTAAGTGGTTCTGAAGATTCAACAATCTATATTTGGCATCGTTCAAGTGGTATCCTATTGGAAACTCTATCTCGTCATAGTGGTACCGTTAATACTGTTTGTTGGTCACCTTGTAATccttttatattttgttcAGCTTCTGATGATCAAACCATTAAAGTTTGGTCAAGATCAAATAATcataattcatttattaataatttaacaaataaataa
- the mybX gene encoding myb domain-containing protein produces MSTIGNNASSIGNTPILGSVPSNIAAAPPTTTTTTTTTTTTTTTTPTTTTPTTTTTTTNTLNTMIASTTPLSTTPTNVPIKPPLLINQFGKPLPNLSSTASSPRTPIKPFIGTPNNPSTPSSLIALSSPIGGGGVGSTPFSNQFIGYSGGGGGSSSSSNNSTIAYNGSTPYKPVLTGSGGIGGGGSGSSTPNRGRFSGKTSNIGGGGGLNNLNVGGGVGVIVGGIGNGSSNSGVGGTTTYQASQLVVTNISKGTTTKRSFPIPTNITPPKCPLPNWFTSLDNIHQVEINNLPEFFQDDNENGNGNGNGSGSGSNNMTEIDYDEIDEDEYSYVDSVEYKYIKKKQKLQLSNKELYKIYRDYMITSYQKNPYQYLSVTDVKNHFINQNKKTFKVNIRSIIKIFDFLEYWDLINCFVNSGDYMNIISPGVFNYCNEFYQSFYRKKFKHEEREKEEKERLEREEKERLEREEKQEKEEKERLEKEEKERLEREEKQEKEEKEEKEEKEENEEKEEKEEKEKEEKEEKEKQEKEDDKEKQENENEQEKIEKKENKNDSQNKEIKENHDKKDETTDSNNTTTTTTTTTTTSTNTLVAESSSSSSTETDDNDKEMKEQPVQENKDKEMMETDTTKENNGVETTETTNQTTDSIETDKEMKDQPIINLEKEKSSEDKEINDDHNENEKQDKDKENEKEKEDKTENGNEKENEKENEKENEKENEKENENEKENENEKENENKKEKEKENKKENENENEKVDEKIEIDKEGINEDEKMDEEKEEKINNKKEDEEVESEIKKDKLKENEEVEGEIEGENDEGEVVEEDEDEEMEIEEDEEDEEDEKSKEPKKLTTTKSANDQLIKKKKPLFECKKCKADCSNVRYQLVNNSTALDGNILPEYFYPMIICVNCFSSGNYENFIQSSSFQRIEQHQPEEFGWTDIETLLLLEGIEIFRDNWQEISDYIGGSKTPEQCLTHFIRLPIEDEFLERKISSFPVGSLSKKEIDSNNPFSITYGVNNPIMSLVAFFSSYSQPPLGLLASKAAKVILEILNDPKYQQPSKEELERIQKEKDDKEKEDKEKELKEKESKEKELKEKDDKEKEKEKELKEREDKEKEEDKEAKDKVDKEKEEDKQKQDKEKEEDKEKQEKDKEEDKDKEKEENKEDKEKEGTDKEGKDKEDKEIKEDKEKEEKDKEAIGDHDKSDSTNTTTTKEMEIEKQDSSTSTNKETVEMNQDDHVKIDEKETKENDKKSITEEENQQKDDNDNNNNSHNHNKEIEKDDNKENENEKEKENENKNEKQIENENEKEKDLNNLSESQSSNDQSKSNEQMSSDNQESKENSESNSNTQITSKEQNITTDQSEKPKETPTTTTPATLPATPISESNTTTTNTIVDKENNNETNKTNENNSNNNNTNEENKTAESNNMETVVENNEKKPVDNDDNNNNNNNSNDKMDVDNKNNNNNNNVDKNEKDKDEENEMEEVEEEENDLNDEKKENGVDGVGEEDDDEDVEMETASVDIRKSTTTTTKTSLLMMSPPPPKKSRIPEPNPEYFSEAAIQAATAAAFETIQNESKKYYELEEQEIRDLIRSIVICQIRKLELLWKFYVTYEQSLEKEKDYYEKITKSHLQ; encoded by the coding sequence atgaGTACAATAGGTAATAATGCTAGTAGCATTGGAAATACACCAATATTAGGAAGTGTACCATCAAATATAGCAGCagcaccaccaacaacaacaacaacaacaacaacaacaacaacaacaacaactacaacaccaacaactacaacaccgacaacaacaactacaacgaCAAATACATTAAATACAATGATTGCATCTACAACACCATTATCAACCACACCAACCAATGTACCAATAaaaccaccattattaattaatcaatttgGTAAACCATTACCAAACTTATCATCAACGGCATCATCACCAAGAACACCAATTAAACCATTTATTGGTACACCAAATAATCCATCGACACCATCATCTTTAATAGCATTATCATCACCGATTGGTGGTGGCGGTGTTGGATCAACCCCattttcaaatcaattcATAGGgtatagtggtggtggtggtggtagttctagtagtagtaataattcaacaattgCATATAATGGTAGTACACCATATAAACCTGTTTTAACTGGTAGTGGGGGTATTGGTGGTGGCGGAAGTGgatcatcaacaccaaataGAGGTAGATTTAGTGGTAAAACATCAaatattggtggtggtggtggattaaataatttaaatgttggTGGGGGTGTAGGAGTTATAGTAGGTGGTATTGGTaatggtagtagtaatagtggaGTTGGTGGTACAACAACTTATCAAGCCTCACAATTAGTTGTaacaaatatttcaaaaggAACAACTACAAAACGTTCATTCCCAATACCAACCAATATAACACCACCAAAATGCCCATTACCAAATTGGTTCACAAGTTTAGATAATATACATCaagttgaaattaataatttaccagaATTCTTTCAAGATGACAATGAAAATGGCAATGGCAATGGcaatggtagtggtagtggtagtaataatatgaCAGAAATAGAttatgatgaaattgatgaagatgaataTAGTTATGTAGATAGTGtagaatataaatatattaaaaaaaaacaaaagcttcaattatcaaataaagaattatataaaatatatcgTGACTATATGATTACAAGCTATCAAAAGAATCCATACCAATATCTATCAGTTACAGATGTTAAAAATCATTtcataaatcaaaataaaaaaactttcaAAGTTAATATAagatcaataattaaaattttcgaTTTCTTAGAGTATTGGGATTTAATCAATTGCTTTGTAAATAGTGGTGACTATATGAATATAATATCACCTGGTGTTTTCAATTATTGTAATGAATTTTATCAATCTTTCTAtagaaagaaatttaaacatgaagaaagagaaaaagaagaaaaagaaagattagaaagagaagaaaaagaaagattagaaAGAGAGGAAAAACAAgagaaagaagaaaaagaaagattggaaaaggaagaaaaagaaagattagaaAGAGAggaaaaacaagaaaaagaagaaaaagaagaaaaagaagaaaaagaagaaaatgaagaaaaagaagaaaaagaagaaaaagaaaaggaagaaaaagaagagaaagaaaaacaagaaaaggaagatgataaagaaaaacaagaaaatgaaaatgaacaagaaaaaattgaaaaaaaagaaaataaaaatgatagtcaaaataaagaaataaaagaaaatcatgataaaaaagatgaaacaacagatagtaataataccaccaccactaccaccaccacaacaacaacttccaCCAATACCTTGGTAGcagaatcatcatcatcatcatcaaccgaaacagatgataatgataaggAAATGAAAGAACAACCTGTCCAAGagaataaagataaagaaatgaTGGAAACTGATACTACAAAAGAGAATAATGGTGTAGAAACAACAGAAACAACAAATCAAACTACTGATTCAATCGAAACAGATAAAGAAATGAAAGATCAACCAATTATTAAtcttgaaaaagaaaaatcatCAGAggataaagaaataaacgaTGAtcataatgaaaatgaaaaacaagataaagataaagaaaatgaaaaagaaaaagaagataaaactgaaaatggaaatgaaaaagaaaatgaaaaagaaaatgaaaaagaaaatgaaaaagaaaatgaaaaagaaaatgaaaatgaaaaagaaaatgaaaatgaaaaagaaaatgaaaataaaaaagaaaaagaaaaagaaaataaaaaagaaaatgaaaatgaaaatgaaaaagtagatgaaaaaatagaaattgataaagaaggaattaatgaagatgaaaaaatggatgaagaaaaagaagagaaaattaataataaaaaagaagacGAAGAAGTTGaaagtgaaattaaaaaagataaattaaaagaaaatgaagagGTAGAAGGTGAAATTGAAGGTGAAAATGATGAGGGTGAAGTGGTAGAAgaggatgaagatgaagaaatgGAAATTGAAgaggatgaagaagatgaagaagatgaaaagAGTAAAGAACCAAAGAAATTGACAACAACGAAATCAGCAaatgatcaattaattaaaaagaagaaaCCATTATTTGAATGTAAGAAATGTAAAGCAGATTGTTCAAATGTAAGATATCAATTAGTTAATAATTCAACGGCATTGGATGGAAATATTCTACCCGAATATTTCTATCCAATGATAATATGTGTCAATTGTTTTAGTAGTGGTAATTATGAGAATTTCatacaatcatcatcatttcaAAGGATTGAACAACACCAACCAGAGGAATTTGGTTGGACCGATATTGAAACATTATTACTCTTGGAGGGTATTGAAATTTTCCGTGATAATTGGCAAGAGATCTCTGATTATATTGGTGGCTCAAAAACACCTGAACAATGTTTAACTCATTTCATAAGGTTACCAATCGAAGACGAATTCCTTGAGAGAAAAATCTCATCTTTTCCAGTTGGTTCACTTTCAAAGAAAGAAATCGATTCAAATAATCCTTTCTCAATTACCTATGGTGTAAATAATCCAATAATGTCATTAGTTGCTTTCTTCTCCTCTTATTCTCAACCACCTTTAGGTTTATTGGCTTCAAAGGCTGCCAAAGTCattttggaaattttaaatgatccaaaatatcaacaaccttcaaaagaagaattggaaagaattcaaaaagaaaaagatgataaagaaaaagaagataaggaaaaagaattaaaagaaaaagaatcaaaagaaaaggaattaaaagaaaaggatgataaagaaaaagaaaaagaaaaagaattaaaagaaagagaagataaagaaaaagaagaagataaaGAAGCTAAAGATAAAgtagataaagaaaaagaagaagataaacaaaaacaagataaagaaaaagaagaagataaagaaaaacaagaaaaagataaagaagaagataaagataaagaaaaagaagaaaataaagaagataaagaaaaagaaggtACAGATAAAGAAggtaaagataaagaagataaagagattaaagaggataaagaaaaagaagaaaaagataaagaagcTATTGGAGATCATGATAAAAGTGATTCTACcaatactaccactactaaaGAAATGGAAATAGAGAAACAAGATTCGTCAACTTCAACAAATAAAGAAACTGTAGAAATGAATCAAGATGATCATGtaaaaattgatgaaaaagaaaccaAAGAAAACGATAAAAAATCTATTACTGAGGaagaaaatcaacaaaaagatgataatgataataacaacaatagtcATAAccataataaagaaattgaaaaagatgataataaagaaaatgaaaatgaaaaagaaaaagaaaatgaaaataaaaatgaaaagcaaattgaaaatgaaaatgaaaaagaaaaagatttaaataatttaagtgAATCACAATCATCTAATGACCAATCGAAATCAAATGAACAAATGAGTAGTGATAACCAAgaatcaaaagaaaatagCGAATCCAATAGTAATACTCAAATAACCTCAAAAGAACAAAATATAACAACCGACCAATCTGAAAAACCAAAAGAAACacccacaacaacaacacctgCAACACTACCAGCAACACCAATTAGCGAATCAAATACAACCACTACAAATACTATTGTTGATAAAgagaataataatgaaaccaataaaacaaatgaaaacaatagtaataataataatactaatgaAGAGAATAAAACAGCTGAATCCAATAATATGGAAACTgttgttgaaaataatgaaaaaaaacctgtagataatgatgataataataataataataataatagtaatgataaaatggatgttgataataaaaataataataataataacaatgtagataaaaatgaaaaagataaagatgaagaaaatgaaatggAAGAAGTTgaggaagaagaaaatgatttaaatgatgaaaagaaagaaaatggTGTAGATGGTGTtggtgaagaagatgatgatgaagatgttgAAATGGAAACAGCTTCTGTCGATATAAGAAAATCAACCACGACCACCACTAAAACATCCCTATTAATGAtgtcaccaccaccaccaaagaAATCTAGAATCCCTGAACCAAATCCAGAATATTTTTCAGAGGCTGCAATCCAAGCAGCAACTGCCGCCGCTTTTGaaacaattcaaaatgaATCAAAGAAATATTACGAACTTGAAGAACAAGAAATTAGAGATTTAATTAGGTCCATCGTAATTTGTCAAATTAGAAAACTTGAACTCCTATGGAAATTCTATGTTACCTATGAGCAATCacttgaaaaagaaaaagattattatgaaaaaattacaaaatcacatcttcaataa
- a CDS encoding transmembrane protein codes for MEVLASEISSNEKSAFTEEEDDYYEFSDSETDSLDYNLEDSSNDENSGDGDGDGGVVESDDNKNLKRRKRSKRPTTLGESNKDGETANSVSISAGTSKSNISSPLVDGADILSKPNSSPTSSSLSGSNSANGFLSDDDDLLLNGNEQLNENHNTNSTNGATNNNNNNNNNSGSNSPSHQQSSELPLLNLFQKFLNREAIKVLQQRHSAINNRLQRLKKVVDPKKLRERGKILKNEKEKIKSLIKLKKVQLDDHMNAPPFIRLLDKCAFTMGLIILMVSEFVLLKSPQLFYLWYTVLIFPLMAIRFVMYHREKYHYFMLDFCYLCQILLLFYLFGHQYILGEKVTPNLFKLVFALSNGPLAWGTIVWRNSLVFHDVDKLTSVFIHLCPPIVTYCLRWFPNVYPEQLACGGVECVLSFKEIFFVPFMVYAFWQVFYYIKTEVVDSDKLANDKEIMTSSRWMSVKQPHPIYRWCQKNGYNVSPVVILILVQMLYTLATCISLPFLIQSFWLHTVFMIYIFVTISWNGASYYFEVFSENYSSRLNSEFKHKHNKDQPLKITSIKAFLKFLALFLTSLIVYLKLIL; via the exons atggaag tatTAGCATCAGAGAtatcatcaaatgaaaaatcagCTTTTACAGAGGAAGAAGATGATTATTATGAATTTTCAGACTCTGAAACAGATTCTTTAGATTATAACCTTGAAGATTCATCAAATGACGAGAATAGTGgggatggtgatggtgatggtggtgttgtagaaagtgatgataataaaaatttaaaacgtAGAAAAAGATCAAAAAGACCAACAACATTAGGAGAATCAAATAAAGATGGTGAAACAGCCAATTCAGTATCGATTTCAGCAGGTACATCAAAATCAAACATTTCATCACCATTAGTTGATGGTGCTGACATTTTATCAAAACCAAATAGTAGCCCAACAAGTAGTAGTTTAAGTGGTAGTAATAGTGCAAATGGTTTCTTatcagatgatgatgatttattattaaatggtaatgagcaattaaatgaaaaccACAATACTAATTCAACCAATGGTGctaccaataataacaacaacaataacaacaacagtgGCAGCAATAGTCCATCACATCAACAATCATCagaattaccattattaaatttatttcaaaagtttttaaatagaGAAGCAATTAAAGTTTTACAACAAAGACATTCagcaattaataatagattaCAAAGATTAAAGAAAGTAGTTGATCCAAAGAAATTACGTGAAAGAGgtaaaatcttaaaaaatgaaaaagagaaaattaagtcattaattaaattaaagaaaGTTCAATTAGATGATCATATGAATGCGCCACCATTTATTAGATTATTAGATAAATg tgCATTTACAATGggattaataattttaatggtatcagaatttgttttattaaaatcaccacaattattttatttatggtACACAGTATTAATATTTCCATTGATGGCAATTAGATTTGTAATGTATCATCGTGAgaaatatcattatttcaTGTTGGATTTCTGTTATCTTTGTCAAATATTgctattgttttatttgtttggtCATCAATATATTTTAGGAGAAAAGGTTACAccaaatttattcaaattgGTATTTGCACTAAGTAATGGTCCATTGGCATGGGGTACAATCGTATGGAGAAATAGTTTAGTATTCCATGATGTTGACAAGTTGACATCGGTTTTCATTCATCTTTGTCCACCAATTGTAACCTATTGTTTGCGTTGGTTCCCAAACGTTTATCCAGAGCAATTGGCATGTGGTGGTGTAGAGTGTGTTTTATCCTTTAAAGAGATTTTCTTTGTTCCATTCATGGTGTATGCATTTTGGCAAGTCTTTTACTACATTAAAACTGAGGTGGTCGATAGTGACAAATTAGCCAATGACAAGGAAATAATGACCTCTTCAAGATGGATGTCTGTAAAACAACCCCACCCAATCTATAGATGGTGTCAAAAGAATGGTTACAACGTTAGTCCTGtggttattttaattttagttcaAATGCTTTACACTTTGGCCACTTGTATCTCTTTACCTTTCttaattcaatcattttGGTTACACACTGTCTTTATGATTTACATCTTTGTCACAATCTCTTGGAATGGTGCCTCTTATTATTTCGAAGTTTTCTCTGAAAACTATAGTTCACGTTTAAATAGTGAATTCAAACATAAACACAACAAAGATCAACCTTTAAAAATTACTTCAATCAAAGCtttcttaaaatttttaGCTTTATTCTTAACTTctttaatagtttatttgaaattaattttataa
- a CDS encoding DUF1649 family protein produces the protein MNSKQYVLKEINLQYAQLKEVVQCILHSILFQRSLGTVKPKDTTLDCVDFSYVKSDDPSSSKHIEDKSEELLTSIMKRKAKTAQISISFYEKRTKTTIFSNNNNVCWEQWIISFQLVHSMDQKSLFSQLTDTINKIIENVNQEKSIPPITSSNEMPFPFSIQIGSENTGGVVDTIYNMFKPPQITK, from the exons atgaacagTAAACAATatgttttaaaagaaatt aaTTTACAATATGCCCAATTAAAAGAAGTAGTACAAT gtATATtacattcaattttatttcaaaggTCTTTAGGTACAGTTAAACCAAAAGATACAACGTTAGATTGTGTAGATTTTTCATATGTTAAATCAGATGATCCAAGTTCATCAAAACATATAGAAGATAAATCAGAGGAATTATTAACATCAATTATGAAGAGAAAAGCAAAAACAGCAcaaatatcaatatcattttaTGAAAAACGTACAAAGACAACCATATtctcaaataataataatgtttgtTGGGAACAATGGATAATATcatttcaattggttcattCGATGGACCAAAAATCATTATTCTCTCAATTAACCgatacaataaataaaatcattgaaaatgTGAATCAAGAAAAAAGTATACCTCCAATAACAAGCTCAAATGAAATGCCTTTCCCTTTTTCAATTCAAATTGGCTCTGAAAATActggtggtgttgttgataCAATTTATAATATGTTTAAACCTCCtcaaattacaaaataa